From Streptomyces sp. NBC_00237, a single genomic window includes:
- a CDS encoding class F sortase: MTTDQSSSGKGRMLTGVAWAVLLLGLWLWGRDLTDGPGGSAAPTTGDVAAVGRPLLQVELPDAHDPVAGVRPGRVDIPSLGITAPVSARGLDGTGAVDPPPYEKPREVGWFGDGTRPGASGVALMVGHVDTQSKPAVFYGLSSARPGEQVKVTGADGSVTEFTIDDVQVFSREKFDAKKAYGPREEGRAELRLITCGGTYDHAAKHYTANVVVSAYLTGAAEAPATS; encoded by the coding sequence ATGACCACCGACCAGAGCTCCTCCGGCAAGGGCCGGATGCTCACGGGCGTCGCCTGGGCGGTGCTGCTCCTCGGGCTGTGGCTGTGGGGCCGCGACCTCACCGACGGGCCGGGCGGCAGCGCCGCACCGACCACCGGTGACGTGGCCGCGGTGGGACGCCCACTGCTTCAGGTCGAACTCCCCGACGCGCACGACCCCGTCGCGGGCGTACGCCCCGGCCGTGTCGACATTCCCTCGCTCGGCATCACCGCCCCCGTCAGCGCCCGAGGGCTCGATGGCACGGGGGCGGTCGATCCGCCGCCGTACGAGAAGCCCCGGGAGGTCGGCTGGTTCGGCGACGGCACCCGCCCCGGCGCGAGCGGGGTCGCGCTGATGGTCGGGCACGTCGACACCCAGAGCAAACCGGCGGTCTTCTACGGCCTCAGCTCCGCCCGCCCCGGCGAGCAGGTCAAGGTCACCGGGGCGGACGGCTCCGTCACCGAGTTCACGATCGACGACGTCCAGGTCTTCAGCCGGGAGAAGTTCGACGCGAAGAAGGCGTACGGCCCCCGCGAGGAGGGCCGCGCGGAACTGCGGCTGATCACCTGCGGCGGCACGTACGACCACGCGGCCAAGCACTACACGGCCAACGTGGTCGTCTCGGCCTACCTGACGGGCGCGGCGGAGGCTCCTGCCACGTCCTGA
- a CDS encoding CbtA family protein, producing MSNPTLTLLGRGVAAGGAAGLVTGLFSLLLAEPVMDRAIVLEEARSAKEEAAEHAHAAAGAVADHHEELFTRGQQHFGLVITAIVAGLALGALFAVAYALVHRRTGYLVRAWPRALAFCAAAFVAVALLPGLRYPAAPPGVGDANTVGERQQLWLAAVVIGILGMLLAWQLYVRLAQKPEPLRQGAVFLTGAATLAVLFLLPGNPDEVPVPATLLWDFRVLSLGSQLLLWAVFAAVFGGLGLRAAAKAGVNSPAAAQDVAGASAAPVR from the coding sequence ATGAGCAACCCCACTCTCACCCTGCTCGGCCGAGGCGTCGCGGCGGGCGGGGCCGCCGGTCTGGTCACGGGCCTGTTCTCCCTGCTGCTCGCGGAACCGGTGATGGACCGGGCGATCGTCCTCGAAGAGGCGCGCTCGGCCAAGGAGGAGGCCGCCGAGCACGCCCACGCGGCGGCCGGTGCGGTCGCCGACCACCACGAGGAGCTCTTCACGCGCGGCCAGCAGCACTTCGGCCTCGTTATCACGGCGATCGTCGCGGGCCTGGCACTGGGCGCGCTGTTCGCCGTCGCGTACGCGCTCGTGCACCGTCGTACGGGATATCTCGTACGGGCCTGGCCGCGCGCCCTCGCGTTCTGCGCGGCGGCCTTCGTCGCCGTGGCCCTGCTGCCGGGGCTGCGCTACCCGGCGGCCCCGCCGGGCGTCGGTGACGCCAACACGGTCGGCGAGCGGCAGCAGTTGTGGCTGGCCGCCGTCGTGATCGGGATCCTCGGCATGCTGCTCGCGTGGCAGTTGTACGTCCGGCTGGCCCAGAAGCCGGAGCCGCTGCGGCAGGGGGCGGTGTTCCTGACCGGGGCCGCCACGCTCGCCGTGCTGTTCCTGCTGCCCGGCAACCCGGACGAAGTCCCCGTACCGGCAACGCTGTTGTGGGACTTCCGGGTGCTGTCGCTGGGGTCGCAGCTGCTGCTGTGGGCCGTGTTCGCGGCGGTCTTCGGCGGGCTGGGGCTGCGAGCGGCGGCGAAGGCGGGGGTCAACTCCCCTGCCGCTGCTCAGGACGTGGCAGGAGCCTCCGCCGCGCCCGTCAGGTAG
- a CDS encoding CbtB-domain containing protein has translation MSASAPQSAQTATDLAAATTRTRDLLILAAAVIVSLIALYAVFMDNGHIISATGSYLHEFSHDGRHLFGAPCH, from the coding sequence ATGTCCGCGTCTGCCCCGCAGTCCGCACAGACCGCCACCGACCTCGCGGCCGCGACCACCCGCACCCGGGATCTGCTGATCCTGGCCGCCGCGGTGATCGTCTCCCTGATCGCGCTGTACGCCGTGTTCATGGACAACGGCCACATCATCTCCGCGACCGGCAGCTATCTGCACGAGTTCTCGCACGACGGGCGGCACCTCTTCGGTGCCCCCTGCCACTGA
- a CDS encoding GAF and ANTAR domain-containing protein, whose translation MDSNVREQKIAAAFVELADTLVDDFDVIDFLQRLATRCVELLGGSAAGLMLATPHGDLQTAASSDERAWLLELLEIQHQEGPCLDCYHSRTPVLPVALDSADAVARWPVFTPRAREYGFRSTYAIPLRLRETVIGALNLFVDTPLPELGPGDVQLAQALADAATIGILQQRTIRQGELVAGQLQTALTSRVRLEQAKGMLAERWAVSVDTSFDMLRGYARRNQRRLTDVALAVVLGELDPAEVRGDDPGHA comes from the coding sequence ATGGACAGCAACGTGCGCGAGCAGAAGATCGCGGCGGCATTCGTCGAACTCGCCGACACTCTGGTCGACGACTTCGACGTGATCGACTTCCTCCAGCGGCTGGCCACCCGCTGCGTGGAACTCCTGGGCGGGTCCGCGGCCGGGCTGATGCTGGCCACACCGCACGGCGACCTCCAGACCGCCGCCTCGTCCGACGAACGCGCGTGGCTGCTGGAACTGCTGGAGATCCAGCACCAGGAAGGCCCGTGCCTGGACTGCTACCACAGCCGCACCCCGGTCCTGCCGGTCGCCCTGGACAGCGCGGACGCCGTCGCCCGCTGGCCGGTGTTCACCCCGCGCGCCCGGGAGTACGGCTTCCGCTCCACGTACGCGATCCCGCTGCGGCTGCGCGAGACGGTGATCGGCGCGCTGAACCTGTTCGTCGACACCCCGCTCCCCGAACTGGGCCCCGGCGACGTGCAGCTCGCCCAGGCGCTGGCGGACGCGGCCACCATCGGCATCCTCCAGCAGCGCACCATCCGGCAGGGCGAGCTGGTCGCCGGGCAGCTCCAGACGGCGCTGACCAGCCGAGTGCGTCTGGAGCAGGCGAAGGGCATGCTCGCCGAGCGGTGGGCGGTCTCGGTGGACACGTCGTTCGACATGCTGCGGGGGTACGCGCGCCGGAATCAGCGGCGGCTGACGGACGTGGCGCTGGCCGTCGTCCTGGGAGAGCTGGACCCTGCCGAGGTACGAGGGGACGACCCGGGCCACGCGTAG
- a CDS encoding GAF and ANTAR domain-containing protein: MVSTRMTALLAELAVRRTAGLDEPFARRCADVLGVDGLSVSLSVGPASPDGAPGEPVWFSGATGAALEDLQFTVGQGPALDVQATGALVLDGDLDQVPWERWPAFLPAAADLGVRAVFALPLQIGAIRLGVLTLYRAAPGGLSEQELRDALVFRDTLTLALLGAGDGLAGDGLAGDGHTGDGNTRDGNAGDGHAGDVHTGGEPPDPPSGRSPAQDFTDYTLYRAEVHQATGMIAARLKVAPSAALVRLRAYAYSSDVPILEAARDVLARRLIFTPEGASRDGDGLGKAR; this comes from the coding sequence GTGGTCAGCACTCGCATGACCGCCCTGCTCGCCGAGCTGGCGGTCCGCCGCACCGCCGGACTCGACGAGCCCTTCGCCCGGCGCTGCGCCGACGTGCTCGGCGTGGACGGGCTCTCGGTCAGCCTCTCCGTGGGCCCCGCCTCTCCCGACGGCGCGCCCGGCGAGCCCGTGTGGTTCTCCGGGGCGACCGGCGCCGCTCTGGAGGACCTCCAGTTCACCGTGGGCCAGGGCCCCGCCCTGGACGTCCAGGCCACCGGCGCGCTGGTGCTGGACGGTGACCTGGATCAGGTGCCCTGGGAGCGCTGGCCCGCCTTCCTCCCCGCGGCGGCGGACCTGGGAGTGCGGGCGGTGTTCGCGCTGCCGCTCCAGATCGGCGCGATCCGGCTGGGGGTGCTGACCCTGTACCGGGCCGCTCCCGGCGGCCTGAGCGAGCAGGAGCTGCGGGACGCGCTGGTCTTCCGCGACACGCTCACGCTGGCCCTGCTCGGTGCCGGAGACGGACTGGCGGGAGACGGACTGGCGGGAGACGGCCACACCGGGGACGGAAACACCAGGGACGGAAACGCCGGGGACGGACACGCCGGAGACGTTCACACTGGAGGGGAACCTCCGGACCCGCCGTCCGGAAGATCGCCGGCCCAGGACTTCACGGACTACACGCTCTACCGCGCCGAGGTGCACCAGGCGACCGGCATGATCGCGGCCCGGCTCAAGGTGGCCCCTTCGGCCGCCCTGGTACGACTGCGGGCCTACGCGTACTCCTCCGACGTGCCCATCCTGGAGGCGGCCAGGGACGTGTTGGCACGGCGGCTGATATTCACCCCCGAAGGCGCCTCGCGGGACGGCGACGGACTGGGGAAAGCACGATGA
- a CDS encoding glycoside hydrolase family 6 protein — MYGSYSGRVRALGAVTVGAALLLTGCSSDDGDSAGGTGGKAPVTQLPKGDDPYWVNPDAKAAKALAGESDPAKKDLIKKIAQQPAGEWLIPENAKDQAKGFTEAAAQADREAILVLYNIPHRDCGQYSGGGAADGDAYRKFVKEVAEGIGDRPATVILEPDAVLHMVDTCTPGKFHEERYDLLKGAIKTLKKQPKTKVYLDAGNAGWGKPDQIFEPLKWSGIDEADGFSVNVSNYYSTEASKKYGKELSAKVGNKPFVIDTSRNGNGPYTKGDPKERWCNPPGRALGESPTTNTGDPQVHALLWVKRPGESDGTCKGGPQAGRWFADYALGLAKNAQ, encoded by the coding sequence ATGTACGGCAGTTACAGCGGACGTGTGCGAGCACTGGGGGCGGTCACGGTGGGGGCCGCCCTGCTCCTGACGGGCTGCAGCTCGGACGACGGCGACAGCGCCGGGGGCACGGGCGGCAAGGCCCCGGTCACGCAGCTCCCCAAGGGCGACGACCCGTACTGGGTCAATCCGGACGCGAAGGCGGCGAAGGCGCTCGCCGGGGAGAGCGACCCGGCCAAGAAGGACCTGATCAAGAAGATCGCCCAGCAGCCGGCGGGCGAGTGGCTGATCCCGGAGAACGCCAAGGACCAGGCGAAGGGCTTCACCGAGGCCGCCGCCCAGGCCGACCGCGAGGCGATCCTCGTCCTCTACAACATCCCGCACCGCGACTGCGGCCAGTACTCCGGCGGCGGCGCCGCCGACGGCGACGCGTACCGGAAGTTCGTCAAGGAGGTCGCCGAGGGCATCGGCGACCGCCCCGCCACCGTGATCCTGGAGCCGGACGCCGTCCTGCACATGGTCGACACCTGCACCCCGGGGAAGTTCCACGAGGAGCGCTACGACCTCCTCAAGGGCGCCATCAAGACCCTGAAGAAGCAGCCCAAGACCAAGGTCTACCTGGACGCGGGCAACGCGGGCTGGGGCAAGCCGGACCAGATCTTCGAGCCGCTGAAGTGGTCGGGCATCGACGAGGCCGACGGCTTCTCGGTGAACGTCTCGAACTACTACTCCACCGAGGCCAGCAAGAAGTACGGCAAGGAGCTGTCCGCGAAGGTCGGCAACAAGCCCTTCGTCATCGACACCAGCCGCAACGGCAACGGCCCCTACACCAAGGGCGACCCGAAGGAACGCTGGTGCAACCCGCCCGGCCGCGCGCTCGGCGAGTCGCCCACCACCAACACCGGCGACCCGCAGGTGCACGCCCTGCTCTGGGTGAAGCGCCCCGGCGAGTCCGACGGCACCTGCAAGGGCGGCCCGCAGGCGGGCCGCTGGTTCGCGGACTACGCGCTGGGCCTGGCGAAGAACGCCCAGTAG